CGTGCCGGGCCTGCTCATCGCCATGCTGGGCCTGCTCAACCTCGGCCGGCTCACCCCCGACAGCTCCTACGCCTCGACGCTGATGCCCACCCAGATCCTGCTCGGCATCGGTGTCGGACTGGTGATCTCGCCGTGCATCAGCGCCGCCACCTACCGCGTGCCGCCGCAGGAGGTGGGCGTGGTGTCGGCCTTCGTCTCCACCTCTCAGCAGCTGGGCGGCTCCATCGGCACGGCCCTGCTCAACGCCATCGCCACCAGCGTGACCGCCGACCGGATCGCGGGCGGCGGCCGCGCTGAACGGGCCGTGATCGAGGCGACCGTCCACGGCTACGCCGTCGCGAGCCTGTGGGCCGCGGGCATCACCGCCCTCGCCGCCGTACTCGCCGGCCTGCTGATCACCATCGACCTGCGCAAGCCCGCCCAGGCTCCCCCGGAGCAGGCGCGGGCCACGGAAGGCGACCTGGCGCCCAGCAACTGACCGCGCCCCCACCGGACCAGCAGCCGCCGGGCGACCTCCCCCGGCCTGGTGGCTGCGCCCGACCAGCAGTCGCCGGGTGACCTCCCCCGGCCCGGAGGCTGCTCCGGCCGCCCGCCGGAACCCACTGAACGGACCCGGCGGGCGGCCCCTATCAGGCCCCTACACCCCCTCATCTCGCCGCAGATCAGGCCCGGCCACCAGAGGCGTACATAGGCTCAGCGCCACCCGCGAACGGCCCGGAGCCCTCACTTTCGAGGATGTGCCCATGCTTCAGGATTCAGTCCCTCTGGAACTCGACGACGCGTTCATGCAGGACCCGCACTCCGTGTACGCACGGCTCAACGCCGAAGGCTCGGCGCACCGGGTGATGATGCCTCCCGGGGTCCCCGTGTGCGGCGGACTACCGGTCTGGCTGATCACCGGCTACGAGGAGGTGCGGTCGGCGCTGGCGGACCCCCGGCTGAGCACCGACCTCAACCGGACGGATCGGCTGTTCGCGCAGAACGAGCCGGACCGCAACAAGCGTGGCGCCTTCTCCTCCGCCCTCGCCACCCACATGCTGCACTCCGACCCGCCGGACCACACCCGGCTGCGCAAGCTGGTGAACAAGGCGTTCACCAGCCGCGCCATCGAAAAGCTCCGGCCGGAGATCGAGCAGATCACCGGCGAACTGCTCGCCGCCCTGCCGGACGAGGACCCGGTGGACCTGCTGGACGCGTTCGCGTTCCCGCTGCCGATCCGGGTGATCTGCCTGCTGCTGGGCGTGCCGCTGGAGGAGCAGGAGAACTTCAAGTCCTGGTCCAAGGCGCTCGTCTCCGGCGACTCGCCTGCGGCGACCGCCGCCGCGTCGACCGCGATGATCGAGTACCTCGGCGACCTCATCGAGCGCAAGCGCCGTACGCCCACCGACGATGTGCTCGCCGCGCTGGTCTCGGCCCGTGACGTCGACGACCGGCTCACCGAGACCGAACTGGTTTCGATGGCCTTCCTGCTGTTCATCGGGGGCCACGAGACCACCGTCAACACCCTCGGCAACGGCACGCTGCACCTGATGCGGAACCTGGACCAGTGGGAGGCGCTGCGCCAGGACCGCTCCCTCCTGCCCGGCGCGGTCGAGGAGTTCCTGCGGTTGGAGAGCCCGCTGAAACACGCCACCTTCCGCTGCGCCACCGAGGACCTGCGTATCGGTGACACCGCGATCCCGGCTGGCGACTTCGTACTGCTGGCACTGGCCTCCGCCAACCGGGACCCCGAGCGCTTCGGGGATCCGCACACACTGGACGTCCGCAGGCCCACCGGCGGCCATGTCGCCTTCGGGCACGGCATCCACTACTGCCTCGGGGCGCCGCTGGCCAGGATGGAGGCGCAGGTGGCGTTCGGCGTGCTGCTCGACACCTTCCCCGCCATGCGGCTCGCGGTCGATCCCGAGGACATGCGGTGGCGCACCAGCACCCTCATCCGCGGGCTGCACTCACTGCCGGTGCGGCTGAACCGCCCATAGTGTCCAGGCCCTGCGGCAGTTCGTCACGGCGGGACAGGTTGAGCTTGCGCAGGACACGTGTCATGTGCTGCTCGACCGTGCTGACCGTGATGAACAGCCGGCGGGCGATCTCCCGGTTGGTGTGGCCCTCCGCCGCGAGGGCGGCCACCCGCAGCTCGGCCTCGGACAACACGTCATGCACCTGCTCCGAGACCTCATGCCCGGCAGCGCAGCGCCGTCCCTCGGCCGCCCGCTCCGCGTCCGGCAGCAGGTTCTGGCTGAGCGGCTCGGCATGGCACTTCTTCGCCATCCGGTAGGCACGCCGGACGATCACCCGGGCCCGGTTGGACTGCCCGAGCAGATGGTAGACACGGCCCAGATCACCCAGGGCGTGCGCCAGCAGCCAGTCGCTGCCGGAGGCCTGGAGTTCGTCCACGGCCTCCTGCAGCGCCTGCAGCCGCTGCCGGGGCTTCATCGTCGAGGCCAGCAGGCGCAGGGCGTTGCCGTGCACCCGGGGACTGCTCTTGTGCCGGGCCAGTTCCTCCTGCAGGTAAGTGACGGCCTGGTCCGGCTCGCCCAGGCGCAGCCGGGCTTCAGCCACCCCGGTGCGCCACGGGATAAGCGTGGTGTCGCCCACTCCCCAGCTCTCCAGGGCCTTGCCGCATGCCAGGAGATCTCCGAGGGCGGCCTGAAGACGCCCGGTAGCCAGATGGAACTGGCCTCGGGAGTACAGGTAGTGCTGGCCGAAAACGGTCTGGAAGACCGCCTTGGGCACCGGGCGGCAGAGCCGGGCCCGCGCCTCGTCATACCGGCCCATGGCGGTCAGCGCGTACACCGAACTCGCCAGCGGTAGGGCGATGCTCAGCCCCCAGCCCTGCGACGACATCCGCGACAGGGCCAGGTCGCTGTGGGTCTCCGCCTCCAGCAGCCGGCCCTGCCGGATGAGGTTCGCAGCCCGTAGGGAGGACAGCAGTGCGATGTTCCGCTCGCGGGCCGCGTCCAGCAGCGTGGTGCACCACGCGTCGACCTGTTCCGTGCGGTCGGCATAGAACAGGGTCATCAGCGCCAGCGGGATGGTTTCCAGGGTCGGCGTCAGACTGGACATCTCCAATACGTGGGCGGCGCCGACCACTGCCTCCTCCGCCTCACCGCCCCGTAGTACGACGGACAGAGCGGCGGCTGCTTGAAGGCGCGGCTGCGCTGCGATGGCCGCAGGAGTGAGCTCCTCGGTGATGTCGGGGGTCACCTCACCGAACATGCGCCGGTGGAACGGCGGGCACAGCACGGACAGCCACTGCTGCAGCGCGCGGGCCTCGGCAAGGCCCTGCTCGTCCGGCTCGTCGGCCAGTTGCCGGTCGACCAGCTGCAGCATCTCCGCCGCCTCGTCGACGTAGCCGTGCCAGACCAGATTCTTGATCAGGGACATCGCGCCGGACAGGGCCGTGAGGTGCCCGGCTTGGAGGGCCTCCTTCAGCTCCGGGAGCCGGCGCATGGCCTTGGCCGGGTCGACCTGCCAGGCGGACAGGGTGTGCTGGAACAGGATGGACGCCCGCAGAGGCCCGTCCGGGCAGATGGCGTGGGCCAGATCGAACAGCCGCATCGCCTTGGGGAACTCGTCCTGCGCGAGCGCCTCGATCGCGGCTTCCCGGAGCAGTGGGGGAGCCCAGGATTCCGCGATACCTCCCGCCGCCACGATGTGTTCGGCCACCGTGGCCGGATGGGCGCCGTTGTCGTGCAGCAGTACGGCGACCCGCCCGTGAAGCCGCGCCCGCTCCTCGGCGGAGACCTCACCTCCCAGCACGGTGTGCATCCTCGGGTGACGGAAGTCCGGTCCCGCCAGCAGGCCGGCCTGGGTCAGCTCCTGAAGGTGCCGGGTGGGCGGGTTCGTGCTGTCGCGGTCGAGCAGCACCGACAGCGCGTCCGGCCCCAGCACCGCCAGGTGCCGGGCGAGATCGGCCGCGGGCGCGCTGACCCGGTGGACGCAGTCGACCACCGCGGAGTCGAACATCTCCCCGGCGACCGGCCGTAACGCGGCCGCGCTCGTGTACGTGCCCTGCAGGGCGTTGCAGGTGTCCTCGACCAGCGCCCGCGTCAGCAGCGGGCTGCCCCCGCTCGCCGCGTGGAACT
The Streptomyces tirandamycinicus DNA segment above includes these coding regions:
- a CDS encoding cytochrome P450 family protein, which codes for MLQDSVPLELDDAFMQDPHSVYARLNAEGSAHRVMMPPGVPVCGGLPVWLITGYEEVRSALADPRLSTDLNRTDRLFAQNEPDRNKRGAFSSALATHMLHSDPPDHTRLRKLVNKAFTSRAIEKLRPEIEQITGELLAALPDEDPVDLLDAFAFPLPIRVICLLLGVPLEEQENFKSWSKALVSGDSPAATAAASTAMIEYLGDLIERKRRTPTDDVLAALVSARDVDDRLTETELVSMAFLLFIGGHETTVNTLGNGTLHLMRNLDQWEALRQDRSLLPGAVEEFLRLESPLKHATFRCATEDLRIGDTAIPAGDFVLLALASANRDPERFGDPHTLDVRRPTGGHVAFGHGIHYCLGAPLARMEAQVAFGVLLDTFPAMRLAVDPEDMRWRTSTLIRGLHSLPVRLNRP
- a CDS encoding helix-turn-helix transcriptional regulator; translation: MSIVGRDIQLTQLHDLLTARDRGAGPIALVSGPVGIGKTALLHEFTQSAAKSGSLVLRAACSPRERANSWGVVHQLLWRTGRFKGASQRTSDTLAAVSRSLAAVTRAPEGERDKAMDEFCAAVMELADDHPLVLAVDDIHEADPESLGCLGHLARRMVASRVLAVFTDRPQALPPYAAARAEFARQPGFHQLRVGPLTVGDIRLLLTERLGVPVDEAGAAEFHAASGGSPLLTRALVEDTCNALQGTYTSAAALRPVAGEMFDSAVVDCVHRVSAPAADLARHLAVLGPDALSVLLDRDSTNPPTRHLQELTQAGLLAGPDFRHPRMHTVLGGEVSAEERARLHGRVAVLLHDNGAHPATVAEHIVAAGGIAESWAPPLLREAAIEALAQDEFPKAMRLFDLAHAICPDGPLRASILFQHTLSAWQVDPAKAMRRLPELKEALQAGHLTALSGAMSLIKNLVWHGYVDEAAEMLQLVDRQLADEPDEQGLAEARALQQWLSVLCPPFHRRMFGEVTPDITEELTPAAIAAQPRLQAAAALSVVLRGGEAEEAVVGAAHVLEMSSLTPTLETIPLALMTLFYADRTEQVDAWCTTLLDAARERNIALLSSLRAANLIRQGRLLEAETHSDLALSRMSSQGWGLSIALPLASSVYALTAMGRYDEARARLCRPVPKAVFQTVFGQHYLYSRGQFHLATGRLQAALGDLLACGKALESWGVGDTTLIPWRTGVAEARLRLGEPDQAVTYLQEELARHKSSPRVHGNALRLLASTMKPRQRLQALQEAVDELQASGSDWLLAHALGDLGRVYHLLGQSNRARVIVRRAYRMAKKCHAEPLSQNLLPDAERAAEGRRCAAGHEVSEQVHDVLSEAELRVAALAAEGHTNREIARRLFITVSTVEQHMTRVLRKLNLSRRDELPQGLDTMGGSAAPAVSAARG